A DNA window from Synergistaceae bacterium contains the following coding sequences:
- a CDS encoding carbon starvation protein A, whose product MYSFIGGLVILVLGYMIYGAIVDKIFAPTDNPTPCVAHPDGVDFVPITPGRAFLIQLLNIAGLGPIFGALTGAIWGPQVYLWIVFGTIFAGAVHDYLVGMLSVRNDGASVSEITGKYLGGFMLQVMRLFSVVLLVMVGVVFMVGPAGLLALMVTQGTSGAVGAAAAGAPATALGYTAAEWTKILTVIILVYYFLATLLPIDKVIGKIYPVFGLALIFMAVGIGGVTVMNHINGTKPMIELWEGLYNMHPKADSMPIWPLMFITVACGAISGFHATQSPLMARCLTSERQGRFVFYGAMVAEGIIALIWASAGIAFYNATDGGFSTAGLLAVGGGNSTSVYQISVGLLGPVGSILALLGVVACPITSGDTAFRSARLTLADWFKIDQKGMAPRLLLAVPLLAAGYGISFLDYGIVWRYFSWSNQTLAMIALWAGAVYLCRNVSKGASLMAAIPATFMSAVSVTYFCIAPECYLMLERTLAYGIGIGVAVLFALIFCFTTYRKA is encoded by the coding sequence ATGTATTCATTTATCGGCGGCCTTGTGATTCTTGTGCTTGGCTATATGATTTACGGCGCGATTGTCGACAAGATTTTTGCTCCGACAGACAACCCGACACCGTGCGTTGCTCATCCTGACGGCGTTGACTTTGTTCCCATCACCCCGGGGCGTGCGTTCCTGATTCAGCTCCTGAACATCGCCGGGCTTGGGCCTATATTCGGAGCCTTAACGGGAGCTATCTGGGGGCCTCAGGTCTATTTGTGGATAGTTTTCGGGACAATTTTCGCGGGGGCAGTCCATGATTATCTCGTTGGTATGCTCTCAGTGAGGAATGACGGCGCGAGCGTCTCAGAGATCACCGGGAAATATCTCGGAGGCTTCATGCTTCAGGTTATGCGCCTGTTCTCTGTCGTCCTTCTCGTGATGGTCGGAGTCGTCTTCATGGTAGGCCCCGCGGGACTTCTCGCGCTCATGGTAACACAGGGCACAAGCGGTGCTGTAGGTGCTGCGGCGGCAGGTGCTCCCGCCACTGCGCTGGGCTACACTGCGGCGGAATGGACAAAGATTCTCACCGTCATAATTCTTGTGTATTACTTCCTCGCTACCCTCCTTCCCATCGATAAGGTAATCGGCAAGATATATCCCGTTTTCGGCCTCGCGCTTATCTTCATGGCAGTCGGGATCGGCGGTGTTACGGTCATGAATCACATCAACGGAACAAAGCCCATGATTGAATTGTGGGAAGGTCTCTACAACATGCACCCGAAAGCCGACTCAATGCCTATATGGCCGCTAATGTTCATCACGGTGGCCTGCGGAGCGATTTCGGGATTCCACGCTACACAGTCCCCGTTGATGGCGCGGTGCTTAACGTCAGAGCGTCAGGGAAGGTTCGTATTCTACGGCGCAATGGTAGCTGAGGGAATTATCGCGTTGATTTGGGCAAGCGCGGGTATTGCGTTCTACAATGCGACAGACGGCGGATTTTCTACAGCAGGGCTTCTCGCGGTCGGCGGAGGAAACTCAACGAGCGTATATCAAATCTCTGTCGGACTCTTAGGGCCTGTAGGCAGTATTTTGGCGTTACTCGGCGTTGTTGCATGTCCGATTACGTCAGGCGATACTGCATTCAGGAGCGCACGTTTAACCCTCGCTGACTGGTTCAAGATTGACCAGAAGGGAATGGCGCCGAGACTCCTTCTTGCAGTTCCGTTACTCGCGGCGGGCTACGGTATTTCGTTCCTCGACTACGGAATCGTATGGCGTTATTTCTCATGGTCGAATCAGACTCTCGCTATGATAGCTTTATGGGCAGGCGCGGTGTATCTCTGCAGGAACGTCAGCAAGGGCGCAAGCCTCATGGCCGCAATCCCGGCTACGTTCATGTCAGCGGTCAGCGTAACATACTTCTGCATTGCTCCTGAATGCTATTTGATGCTTGAGAGGACTCTTGCTTACGGAATCGGAATTGGCGTTGCGGTATTATTCGCGCTGATATTCTGCTTCACGACTTACCGCAAAGCATAG
- a CDS encoding cation transporter, with translation MKKVIHVVGMGCEKCVAHVKEALEGLDGVTSAEVSLDKNTAVITMSADVADTAIIAAIDEAGYDVSKIEAA, from the coding sequence ATGAAGAAAGTCATTCACGTTGTAGGCATGGGCTGTGAGAAGTGCGTTGCCCACGTCAAAGAAGCGTTAGAGGGACTCGACGGCGTTACGTCAGCAGAAGTGAGCCTCGACAAAAACACGGCGGTAATCACAATGTCGGCTGATGTTGCTGACACGGCGATAATCGCGGCGATTGACGAGGCGGGCTACGATGTCAGCAAGATAGAAGCGGCGTAA
- the rplU gene encoding 50S ribosomal protein L21, with amino-acid sequence MFAVIETGGKQYRVNAGDKFRVEKLPGETSTEIIFDKVLAVGGDDTETRFGNPYITGARVTAEIVKQGRGDKVLVFKYKSKKNIRKMRGHRQYFTEVIIRNIEA; translated from the coding sequence ATGTTCGCAGTAATCGAGACAGGCGGAAAACAGTACCGCGTGAATGCCGGGGACAAGTTCAGAGTAGAGAAGCTCCCCGGAGAGACAAGCACAGAGATAATTTTCGACAAGGTTCTTGCTGTCGGAGGAGATGACACAGAGACACGCTTCGGCAATCCCTACATCACAGGTGCGAGAGTTACGGCCGAAATCGTAAAGCAGGGGCGCGGGGACAAGGTGTTAGTCTTCAAGTACAAGAGCAAGAAGAACATCCGCAAAATGCGCGGGCATCGTCAGTACTTCACAGAAGTAATCATCAGGAACATAGAAGCATAA
- a CDS encoding SWIM zinc finger family protein: MTSPEQATRRKRSHGVILSSLDREKARATFTSVTSYGVRTYETSLDMCTCPDFEERRKPCKHIFRLADELGLMKSERFSRGERDYTMEFTRYESAGSPVEQSESIPQEYAAHSGPVKELPAVTTESVREIPITGTAPAEKKSSGIFTKLLKYALCCFFSFWAVAFTLLAVRGDKPAMCFPVAFVIAGILTAMTAKRKGEKSAFKWWLYGAVVPFVSWIDAVMLNSENRVKAFMKGVAYSLVGVIMFLAILVNFLP, encoded by the coding sequence TTGACATCCCCTGAACAAGCTACGAGGCGCAAGCGTTCACACGGCGTAATACTTTCCTCACTTGACCGGGAAAAGGCGCGGGCAACGTTCACATCTGTAACAAGCTACGGTGTAAGGACATACGAGACTTCACTTGATATGTGTACATGCCCTGACTTTGAAGAACGCCGGAAACCGTGCAAGCATATATTCCGGCTTGCTGATGAGTTAGGGTTAATGAAGTCCGAGAGATTTTCGCGTGGCGAGCGTGATTACACAATGGAATTTACCCGCTATGAATCAGCCGGTTCGCCAGTTGAACAATCAGAATCAATCCCGCAAGAATACGCAGCTCATTCAGGACCAGTAAAAGAACTGCCTGCCGTAACTACTGAGTCCGTGAGAGAAATTCCCATTACTGGAACTGCACCTGCCGAAAAGAAATCATCTGGAATATTCACCAAGCTGCTGAAGTATGCACTGTGCTGTTTCTTTAGCTTCTGGGCAGTAGCGTTTACGCTTCTGGCAGTTAGGGGTGATAAACCTGCGATGTGCTTTCCTGTAGCGTTCGTGATTGCAGGGATTCTTACGGCGATGACGGCAAAGCGCAAGGGAGAAAAATCCGCGTTCAAATGGTGGCTGTACGGAGCTGTTGTGCCGTTTGTGTCGTGGATTGACGCGGTTATGCTCAACAGTGAAAACAGAGTCAAAGCCTTCATGAAAGGAGTAGCGTACAGTCTTGTAGGAGTGATTATGTTTCTTGCGATATTAGTAAACTTTCTGCCGTAG
- a CDS encoding glycosyltransferase family 1 protein → MSIIKPALPVRIAQVIGIMRNGGVESVIFGYYKNIDRSKIQYDFIIDADSTHTHEDFINSMGGKIIVVPPYQKAAEYHKALYKLFTENNYPLVYSHMNTMSVFPLFAAWRAGVPLRVAHSHTTAGKGKGETARNIMKYTLRNFSRIFPTHMCACSKLAGEFQFGRRAVDSGRVRIWQNAIETERFAYNETVRNETRRKLKLSDKFIVGHSGRFMPQKNHDFLVDIFAEILRRRENSVLLLAGEGPLMEDVREKVSRLGLNDSVIFAGDVQDAEKYYQAMDVFIFPSLYEGLGMSVVEAQVSGLPVIASTELPIDAKICDNFHFFPLKKSAGEWADEALKISDGHIRRDMSIYAREAGFDVKTQGARMSEWYCQLLGI, encoded by the coding sequence ATGTCCATAATCAAGCCCGCGCTACCTGTAAGAATAGCGCAAGTGATAGGCATAATGCGTAACGGGGGAGTCGAGTCCGTAATTTTCGGCTACTACAAGAACATAGACCGCTCAAAAATACAGTATGACTTTATCATTGACGCGGATTCAACGCACACTCATGAAGACTTCATAAACAGCATGGGCGGAAAAATTATCGTAGTCCCTCCGTATCAGAAAGCGGCGGAATATCACAAGGCACTCTACAAACTTTTCACGGAGAATAATTACCCGCTTGTATATTCGCACATGAATACGATGTCAGTATTTCCCCTATTCGCGGCATGGAGGGCGGGAGTCCCTTTGAGAGTCGCGCACTCCCACACAACAGCAGGAAAGGGAAAAGGCGAGACAGCCCGCAACATCATGAAGTATACCCTGCGGAATTTCTCGCGGATTTTCCCGACCCACATGTGTGCCTGCTCAAAGCTCGCCGGGGAATTTCAGTTCGGGCGCAGAGCAGTGGACTCCGGGCGCGTCAGAATCTGGCAGAACGCAATCGAGACCGAACGATTCGCCTACAATGAGACAGTCCGAAATGAGACTCGCAGGAAGCTCAAGCTGTCGGATAAATTCATTGTGGGTCATTCGGGGCGTTTCATGCCTCAGAAAAATCATGATTTCCTTGTCGACATATTCGCCGAGATTCTCAGGAGGCGTGAAAATTCTGTGCTTCTTCTTGCGGGCGAGGGGCCGTTGATGGAGGACGTGAGGGAAAAAGTTTCGCGGCTTGGCCTAAATGACAGCGTTATATTTGCCGGAGATGTTCAAGACGCGGAGAAATATTATCAGGCTATGGACGTATTTATATTTCCCAGCCTTTACGAGGGACTCGGTATGTCTGTTGTTGAGGCTCAAGTTTCGGGGCTTCCTGTGATAGCGTCTACTGAACTTCCCATTGACGCAAAAATTTGTGATAACTTTCACTTTTTCCCGCTGAAAAAATCCGCAGGTGAATGGGCTGATGAGGCACTGAAGATTTCAGACGGCCATATACGCCGGGACATGAGCATTTACGCGAGGGAGGCAGGATTTGACGTTAAGACTCAGGGCGCGAGAATGTCTGAATGGTACTGTCAGCTTCTCGGAATATGA
- the rpmA gene encoding 50S ribosomal protein L27, with protein sequence MAHKKGQGSSTNGRDSQPKYRGIKVYAGQTVTAGSILVRQCGTKVHPGKHVGLGRDFTLFALVPGKVNYHKKLGRKFVSVEPAQA encoded by the coding sequence ATGGCACACAAGAAAGGTCAGGGAAGCTCAACTAACGGACGCGACAGCCAGCCCAAGTACAGAGGCATAAAGGTTTACGCGGGTCAGACAGTAACAGCAGGAAGCATACTCGTACGGCAGTGCGGGACAAAGGTTCACCCGGGAAAGCACGTAGGACTCGGACGCGATTTCACGCTCTTTGCGCTGGTGCCGGGAAAAGTAAACTACCACAAGAAACTCGGACGCAAATTCGTATCGGTTGAGCCTGCACAGGCATAA
- a CDS encoding LCP family protein yields MRVLKILGIIFMVVASAVGGAALRLMEVLNDPNPLPIPKASQQKAGLPQQISRPESASVAPELAVGEAKKQDSAPRSTVNVLIVGLDNVEGGSRTDAIALAIFDAENKALRIASIPRDSRVYIPRRSWDKINHAYVYGGINLLRETIVNLTGLPVDYFVKINYKSFPRIVDILGGVDIYVEKRLHYNDYSGKLFINIPAGRQHMDGKTALGYVRFRHDPLGDIGRVRRQQNFIDIMMKKIKTPAILPRIPAIVTELYDSIDTDLAPLEALKLVQFANSLSPDRIKMFMAPGRTGSSKNISYWILDNKAFSLQLAAKLPPSENIPEDGETVELDFTPEPVDMSAFDSNKIAELRDQIMSIRILNGDGEKGIGRRAQQIFQRIGIEVPYTGNARHYDYRSSSIIYPPDSDESVRQGAKALAELCGIKNERLIQPDKRATSLTLILGHDKEELFRRLEPLNS; encoded by the coding sequence ATGAGAGTGCTAAAGATTTTGGGAATAATATTCATGGTAGTAGCCTCTGCCGTAGGGGGTGCGGCACTCCGCTTGATGGAAGTCCTGAATGACCCTAACCCCCTCCCGATTCCGAAAGCGTCCCAGCAAAAAGCCGGGCTTCCGCAGCAGATTTCCCGCCCCGAAAGCGCGTCAGTAGCCCCGGAATTAGCGGTAGGCGAGGCAAAAAAGCAGGACTCAGCACCAAGAAGCACCGTCAATGTTCTTATTGTCGGCCTCGATAACGTTGAAGGCGGCTCACGGACGGACGCTATTGCCTTGGCGATATTCGACGCGGAGAACAAAGCCCTGCGGATAGCGTCAATCCCAAGAGACTCGCGGGTGTATATTCCCCGGCGGAGCTGGGACAAGATAAATCATGCCTATGTTTACGGGGGGATTAACCTTCTCCGGGAGACTATCGTGAATCTTACGGGGCTGCCCGTGGATTATTTCGTCAAAATCAACTACAAGAGCTTCCCGCGAATCGTTGACATACTCGGAGGCGTTGACATTTACGTGGAGAAGAGGCTTCATTACAACGACTATTCCGGCAAATTATTCATAAACATTCCCGCGGGCCGTCAGCACATGGACGGGAAAACGGCACTGGGCTATGTGAGATTCCGCCATGATCCTCTGGGCGACATAGGGCGCGTGAGGAGGCAGCAGAATTTCATTGACATCATGATGAAGAAGATAAAGACTCCTGCGATTTTGCCGCGTATACCGGCGATTGTTACGGAGCTTTACGACTCTATTGACACGGATTTAGCACCGCTTGAGGCATTGAAGCTCGTGCAGTTCGCCAACTCATTATCGCCTGACAGAATCAAAATGTTCATGGCACCGGGGCGGACTGGGTCAAGCAAAAATATAAGCTATTGGATTCTGGACAACAAAGCATTCTCGCTACAGCTTGCGGCGAAATTGCCACCGTCAGAAAACATCCCTGAAGACGGCGAAACGGTAGAGCTTGACTTCACGCCTGAGCCTGTAGACATGTCAGCATTTGACAGCAACAAGATAGCCGAACTCAGAGATCAGATAATGAGCATAAGAATCCTCAACGGAGACGGCGAAAAGGGAATCGGCAGGCGCGCCCAGCAGATATTTCAGCGCATAGGGATAGAAGTCCCCTACACAGGAAACGCACGGCACTACGATTACAGGTCATCGAGCATAATATATCCCCCTGACAGCGACGAGTCCGTGAGGCAGGGCGCAAAGGCTCTCGCGGAATTGTGCGGGATAAAGAACGAGAGACTCATTCAGCCCGACAAGAGAGCCACTTCACTGACGCTCATACTCGGCCATGACAAAGAGGAATTATTCAGGAGGCTTGAGCCGCTGAACTCATAA
- the nadD gene encoding nicotinate-nucleotide adenylyltransferase yields MKTGIMGGTFDPIHYGHLLAAEEARINLGIDRLIFVPTGDPPHKHERRITPAEDRYAMTLLATAGVLEYSVSRIEIDRKEETHTVDTLRAFLDTGIRPEDLYFITGLDAMLSITSWYDYEKIPELCTLVTARRPGYPVSGIESLPEFIRSKLKYIEIPQFSVSSTEIRGRVKYGKGIRFLVPHLVEIYIESNNLYKNL; encoded by the coding sequence ATGAAAACGGGCATAATGGGAGGGACTTTTGACCCGATACACTACGGTCATTTGCTGGCGGCTGAGGAAGCGCGCATAAATCTCGGAATTGACCGGCTAATCTTTGTTCCGACAGGAGACCCACCGCACAAGCACGAGCGAAGAATTACCCCTGCTGAAGACCGTTACGCGATGACTCTTCTTGCCACGGCGGGAGTGTTGGAATACTCAGTATCACGGATTGAAATCGACAGGAAGGAAGAGACTCACACCGTAGATACCCTGCGGGCGTTTCTTGACACGGGAATAAGGCCGGAAGATTTATACTTCATCACGGGGCTTGACGCAATGCTGTCGATAACATCATGGTATGACTACGAGAAAATCCCGGAGCTTTGCACGCTTGTTACTGCCCGCCGTCCGGGCTACCCTGTCAGCGGAATAGAATCGCTCCCGGAGTTTATACGCTCAAAGCTGAAATATATCGAGATTCCGCAATTCTCAGTGTCAAGCACAGAAATACGCGGGAGAGTAAAATACGGAAAAGGCATAAGGTTTCTTGTTCCTCATCTTGTCGAAATCTACATAGAGTCGAATAATCTCTACAAAAATTTATGA
- the obgE gene encoding GTPase ObgE, with amino-acid sequence MKFTDTAEIYVKAGRGGNGALSFRREKFVPKGGPDGGDGGKGGDVIIEAVGGVVTLADFEYDRRFQAGHAGHGSGAMKTGSNGEDLVIHVPCGTLIRETGDDKILADLTEPGQKFIAAHGGKGGRGNSHFATSSRRAPKFAEKGDTGEEKSLSLELKLIADVGLAGFPNAGKSSILSAISGAKPKVAGYPFTTLTPNLGVLAVDDAQVVIADLPGLIEGAHEGKGLGLQFLRHVERTRILLHVIDLSQPDPVSTFRALMNEFREYGAGLDKRPCIIIGNKIDIPGTAENSQKLQEEAERLSAPYMAVSAMFGTNIPELIRAVADLVRRTPATAPENDSPEIIELPMRKSTGRNLREPVKIIRQSDGSFRVEHANFEKSVARINFEHEDALQKFAGLLKALSVEEALEAAGAREGDKVYIGDVEFNFEPDTAG; translated from the coding sequence ATGAAATTCACAGACACAGCAGAAATTTACGTTAAGGCCGGGCGCGGGGGGAACGGTGCTTTAAGTTTCAGGCGCGAAAAATTTGTGCCTAAAGGAGGCCCCGATGGCGGAGACGGCGGCAAAGGCGGAGATGTCATAATTGAGGCTGTCGGCGGAGTCGTAACGCTTGCTGATTTCGAGTATGACAGACGATTTCAGGCAGGCCACGCAGGACACGGAAGCGGCGCAATGAAAACAGGCTCAAACGGTGAAGATTTAGTGATACATGTTCCTTGCGGGACTCTGATTCGTGAAACTGGCGATGACAAAATACTTGCTGACCTCACAGAACCGGGGCAGAAATTTATCGCGGCTCACGGCGGGAAAGGCGGACGCGGTAATTCTCACTTTGCGACATCATCACGGCGCGCCCCGAAATTCGCGGAGAAAGGCGACACGGGCGAGGAAAAATCTTTGTCGCTTGAGCTGAAATTGATTGCCGATGTCGGACTCGCAGGCTTCCCGAACGCAGGAAAGTCAAGCATACTTTCAGCCATAAGCGGCGCAAAACCCAAAGTAGCAGGCTACCCTTTCACGACACTGACACCGAATCTCGGAGTCCTTGCGGTTGATGACGCGCAGGTCGTGATTGCCGATTTGCCCGGACTCATTGAGGGAGCGCACGAGGGTAAAGGACTCGGCCTTCAGTTTTTGCGGCACGTTGAGAGAACGCGAATATTATTACATGTTATCGACCTCTCACAGCCTGACCCCGTTTCTACGTTCCGCGCTCTGATGAATGAATTTCGCGAATACGGCGCGGGACTCGACAAGCGTCCCTGTATCATCATAGGCAACAAGATTGACATTCCAGGAACCGCTGAGAACTCGCAGAAATTGCAGGAGGAAGCCGAGAGATTATCAGCCCCGTACATGGCCGTAAGCGCGATGTTCGGCACGAATATTCCTGAGCTTATACGGGCGGTTGCTGACCTTGTGAGACGGACTCCCGCAACAGCCCCGGAAAATGACTCGCCCGAAATAATCGAGTTACCCATGAGGAAATCAACAGGTAGAAATTTACGCGAACCCGTGAAAATAATCCGGCAGTCTGACGGGTCATTCAGAGTCGAACATGCAAACTTTGAGAAGTCAGTCGCAAGAATCAATTTTGAGCATGAAGACGCTTTGCAGAAATTCGCCGGGCTGTTAAAGGCACTCAGCGTTGAGGAGGCACTAGAGGCAGCCGGAGCGAGAGAGGGCGACAAGGTTTATATTGGCGATGTTGAATTTAACTTTGAGCCTGATACGGCAGGTTAG